cgtttccaactgacggaatcgaagctgaaacccagcaccaaggatacaatcaaccaggccctgtacaccaccttcaaaccgggcaagacgagttacaaggtgatggaccttcatcccaaactcaggatctggcacaagatcctgctccactgcataaaccagagaccgaagggcagttctccagactacatcaacttcaaccagaaggtgatgttgttcttcatccaagatcagaagaagatctgccttccctacttcctgttctcctacttgaaggaatgcattcggaagtctcgcaccactgcctccatcaagtcagcaatcaaatatatcccttttgggagactgctctcagactttctgattgaaagcaacctggtgcaagatctggtcaatgctggatgtgtagaggatttgagcaccattgtcagtgatgtcttcactgcaaattctctgaagaagatgggtttggtccagaagaagatcgctcctgctcatgaagacacatcttctgagatcagaagcagaaggatgcctctgactgactatcctctgtggacacaggcagacaatcctgacgccatcaggtgctatgttgaagacctcagggctcaaggattcgaaattgaccttgatgatttcgtcagcagactaccgccagctccagagtttccttctcctcccaagaagaaagctcagaggaagatgctactggacgaatcttctgaggaatccgatgtccctctggtccaaaagaagaagagaaagcctgatgatggtgatgatagtgacaatgaggatggtcctcctaagaagaagaagaagcaggtcagaatcttggtgaagcctactcgggtggaaccaactgctgaagtggtcagaaggactgaacctcctgccagagtgactcgatcatcagcacattcaagtaagcctgcacttgcttctgatgatgatttgaatttatttgatgcactccctatatctgccatgctcaaacactcctcaaatcccctcactcctattcctgaatcccaaccagccgcacaaaccaccactccaccatattccccaagatcttccttctttcaaccttcccctactgaagcacctctctggaatttgcttcagaaccaaacctctaggtcagaagaaccaacctctctccttaccatcccgtacgacccattatcttctgaacccatcatccatgaacaaccagagcccaaccaaacagagccacaacccagaacgtctgatcactctgttcccagagcatcagcacgtcctgctgccagaaccacggatacagactcttccacagcctatacacctgtatccttcccaaccaatgttgctgattcttctccctccaataactctgaatccattagaaaattcatggaggttagaaaagaaaaggtgtctaccttagaggaatattacctcacttgtccaagccctaggagatatcctggccctagacctgaacgtctagtagacccagatgaacctatcttggccaatcctttacaagaggcagaccctttggctcaacaagctcaccctgcccctgatcaacaagagcctattcaaccagaacctgaacccgaacattcagtgtctaaccaatcctcggttagatcaccccatcctctggttgaaacttcagaccctcaccttggaacctctgaacccaatgctcaaatgattaacattggttctccacaaggtgcctctgaagctcatagcagcaaccacccagcctctcctgaacccaacctctccataattccctatactcacctccaacccacatctctctctgagtgcatcaatattttctatcatgaagcctccttgaggctccgcaatgtgcatggtcagactgacctcagtgagaatgctgaatatgtggctgatgagtggaacaatctgggtaCTTGGCTGGttgctcaagttccaattatgatgcagctcctcatgcagaggattgaggctgcaaagcaaaggtttgctcgaagggtggctcttcatgaacaagaacagagaaataagctacttgaagctattgaagaagccaagagaaagaaggctcaagcagaagaagctgcacgtctagcagcagctcaagctgagcaagccagactagaggcagagcgacttgaagctgaggctgaagctcttcgatgccaagcacttgcaccagttgtgtttactcctgctgcttctgcttccattccagaacctcaagctgctcagaatgttccttccagttctactcagccaagctcatccagactcgacatcatggaacagcgtcttgacattcatgaatccatgctgattgagatgaagcacatgatgatggaacttctgcgacgatctgataaaccttagtttttaggatctcttcattttctttctttttctttaacgttgttttatttaaactctgtttctttttatttatatattctactttattcgtttgtgattctatatgcatatctatatatatttgtgtaacatatgtttgccaaaatctttttattcataatattttaccgtttacatcatacattctttatgtttacatcatcgattctttccctaaaatctagaatggaggctccctcctcattcttctgcactcctggcgctgctctgacctatccttctccagacgctccagtacatgctggatgttgttgagcctgtcctttagctcttccctctccagaatctcttctgaagtcctgagcttctcttccaaactttctttttcttccagcagcttgagttcaagccggctgagttcttgcacctcctcaacgaaggcaagaaattccttcaggtctctctccaactctggacgcaggtcctcttccagcagtgtccgtgttagctccgcgatggtcgttgtaccctctggatgccggatgttcaggaacaagtcctcctcaaaggccttcttcctcagctcttctagtgctacgatgtatgatgccatttttttttcttactgaaaatttgaaattcgtattcacctaggacatatgtgatacacaatgttgcaacaatgtgtagcacaacaaaacacaatcagagtatcaataataaacaaacagttaaaacacaaggagttgttaacccagttcggtgaacatcacctacgtctggaggataccaatccaggagtcaattcactatcaaataatagttctcaggtcacataaaagtccctcctatacctaagtactcccccttagtatagagcctcttatatgttcaccactattacacaagtgaatcaagcttagcccttctcctctaagctatgagaaaactttctctaactcctaacaatcactgccacagtgatcaagacatgtttatcaaaaacagtttgatgagattacaactcaactaaacaaattcaactcagtactttgatgaactaaagcactaagttggtacaacactcacaagaggactcacaaacaaaaccctaaaatcaatatCTGAATCTCTGAATCCGTGCACAGCTAGGGTTTACAAGTTCcttttatatagacgttcacttggggcttggatcttcaatgggctgaacgtcatagagtccactaacacacttctggaaagaatcttcatggaatcaaatcttaccagaataaaataacagaaccaagtaaaacagaatttgagatagacttggtcCATACGATAttaatcttgttacttcagccaagattaaaacaaacacgccttcagaagataaaacgcacagcataggATAAAAACTTCTGAATCACCATACAGTTAGCAACCTCACAACAAGCTTGACTTTAACAACTGAACACGCAACATATGTAAttccaccatgttgctccagatgttggaacatatggttgcccatcatgttttgagcaaaatgcagccaatcaaaagaactacaaaattgttcgaggtgtgaagcttacctttctctccaacgctttatataggcttcactttctctctgaaagttaatgcttctacggtttctcgaggttaagttcttggtaactgacccttctctttactcacttgaccggtggtaaacgttcttctcttgcattaactcttctatttatttcgcctaactctgattcttgcatcgttttcatttcctttaaacttagaccttctctaagggggagtaccttgtacttcaagctaagtttttcacaccccaagctttttgcttatgacaaaaagggggagtaaacccagtttttgatgtgtaagatgtgttagtgtgatttatttttcttttggagattttaagagttccaccttcatgaccatagatgtgtcactgggcaaatacaaggaatacatttcacttcttctgaagtgattataagttgactctgatacccaagactctgataccttgtccatgactctgattacttatgcgctctgattattcgtttttcatctatgtcataagtttttcactctgaactcttatattatttagctcagaatctagactttactaacgttttcatcaagtattagattcagggggagctaagctcagaatcaagcagtgacttgaattcagaatgagcaagataaactattcacatcaggataagtcttattctatatctctaaactccgagtgaattcagtttaatgtttaagaattgttcatcaaaaatcttagttttgtcatcatcaaaaagggggagattgtaagatcaagttttgatctagtagtacaactctatgttttgatgattacaagttaaccttttgatatgaacaattgtggtactctaacgtgttttttctgagtgtgctatttgcaggttctgacctcaactcaatctcacacaaatcagaagcactgtgtataaagagtgacccaagcaacgctttcgcattcaccatgttcagtatgaacagtggaaaagcttcagaagttctgaagtcatataaactctgatgaggactcagtcactagaagctctgaagatccagaagttctgataaccaagaagcactgaaggttcagatgttctgatggtgtagaagactctgaagatccagaagctgaatagtggaaactctgatgtccagaagcaagaaactctgaaggccatgttcttccctctgagttcagaatcagaagatacaatggtcaaaggatctgtgctttccctctgactctgatcaaccggcttcacaagttccaatatgaagcattcccctgatcagaagtctcctaggttcaaaggtcgcgtcgctatccaagtacaaaagctactgtaccttcctgacgacctacctaacgttctcagccacagcagaagctggaatcaATAGTGAGAAGACTAGCTTTCTGGCTAGGAAcctcatcatcacggagaattTGAGGATGTTGACTCAAAATAATCCCACAAATTAAACAAGGAAAACCAATAGGAAGCCTGACAGCAAAAGTTTCAGCATGCTTCATAGTTTGAGCAAAGACATATTCACCAAAATCAAACTGAGTTTGAGTTCCAAccagataaattaattttgccAAACCTGAAGAAACATCTGAGCTATGAGTGGTAGGAGCCCAATTTGCAGCACCAATGCGATTCaagatagcatacttcacactcaaatGAGTAGAAGACAGCAATCCTTTAGCAGGCCATACCATAGTCTGACCAGCCGTGAGTTCTTTAGTGATAGCACTCAATGACAGCTCTTCATTTCCTGTGGCAACAGTGCTCCTTCCCAAATACTGGTTAATGATCTCAGGTGAAAAATGGACACACTTACCACGCACAAAAACTTTCCTGAAATCAGGATGCCCAGAAACAGTGCAATTTGTAGTCACATTCACAATAAATTCTCTCACCAACTTGTCATAGCAGCCACCTATCTCAGTAACAGTTTTCAATAACCCAGCAGCCTCAAGAAGTTTCATAATTTCTTGACAATGCAGAATCTCACCAGTCAATTCCCTCTCTTGAGCAATCCTGCGCTGATAAACATACTTCCACTTACCAACACTCTCTTCAGAGTGAAAATAAATGTTATCCAAAGGAGCAGCAGGCACATTTTCTGGAATTCGTTTCCCAATCTTGCGCTTCCGAGCAGCAGAACCAGTATCTGACTTATCCAACTCCTCAGTGGGAGTCTCATCAATAACAGGAGCAGCATTATCTTTGTGAACCTTTCTCTTGACATTCTGGACAACAGGAGTATCATCATCAAGAATAATGACCTTCTTGCTCTTCTTGTTctcactcaaacccaaacctaacTTATTGCCAGAGGAACGCGTAGAGTACTTACGAACAACAGTCATCTTTTGCCTTTTTGAAGCAACAGAAGCAGAAGCACCACGGGTGTTGATCAACACCTCATCAGATTCTGAGTTTTCAATAACATCCTGAACATCCTCGACATGCATAGTTTTATCAACAGAGGGAGTAGAGATGGGAACCATTACCTCTTCCTCAAGATGATCAGAATCCTTGTTGCAATCAGTATCAACACCGTGGCTTGATTGGTTGTTGCTTGGTGATGGAACAATTGGATCTACATTTGCATGTAAAACTTCCTTGAGAGGAGTTTCCAACACTTCAGTGATACGAGAATCATCAACATCGTCACCCGTACTTGGATTGATCTCAGCCTCGGAATTCACTCTCTGAGTAGCCTCAGAGCCTCTCGTTACCATCTTCCTCTTCGCTTTGGACGCATCTGACTTGGATCGtgcctttttccctttcttcttgtgCGGATCAGATGATGGTTGAGAGATACCTTGAGCAATTGCGATTTCACTGGTATGAGGAGAGGATTTGGAAACCCTTGAAGATTTTGGGGTTTTGGATTTCAGACCCATTACCTTTACTCCGTAAGCATTCATCTCAGGAGTGAGTTTCTTGCTAGAATCTTGACTCATGGTGAAGAAGACACACAGAAGGAAACACGGGTCTTCAAGAAAAGAATGGACGGTTTTGGAGTGAGTTTCAGAGATTGGAAGTTGCACAGTGGAAGTTGCAGGAGAGATTATCAAGAAACAATGGAAATTCCTGATTAAGCGTGTCTCATAAGTAATAACAAAATAGCCGTTGGCACACAAAAATCCCTTTAATTGCTATAATTCCTCAAATAAACAGATACCCAATAACTGCCTCAATTTTTCAAACGGTGTGGCATCCAAAGCtttggtaaaaatatctgctAACTGCTTCTCAGTTGAGACATGTTCCAGAGTAACAGTACCATCTTCAACCAACTCCCTGATGAAATGATGACGAATATCAATATGTTTTGTTCTGCTGTGCTGAATTGGATTTTTGGATATGTTGATAGCACTTAGATTGTCACAAAacaatgtcataacatcttgttgcacattatactcctttaacatttgtttcatccacatcaactgagtgcaactgcttccagcagctatatattcagcttctgccgtagagagagagacacaattttgctttttactgaaccaagaAATTAGATTGCTTCCaagaaagaaacatccacctgatgtgctcttcctatcatcagcacttccagcccaatccgcatcacagtaacctgttaACACTGAATTAGTGTTGCGAGAGTACAAAATGCCATAATCACTTGTACCACTGATATACTTAATGATCCTTTTCACTTGAATGAGATGACTAGTCTTTGGTTCTGCTTGATACCTAGCACAGACTCCAACTGCAAAAGTAATATCTGGTCTGCTGGCAGTGAGATACAaaagacttccaatcatgcttctatataaacTAGGATCCACATCAGTACCTTTCCCATCCTTTGTAAGCTTGATATGAGTTGCAGCAGGAGTTCTTTTATGGCCAGCATTCTCAAGACCAAACTTCTTAACAATTCCCTTGGCATACttactttgagtgatgaatAAGGTATCTTCCATCTGTTTTacctgaagtcccagaaagtaagTTAGTTCGCCTACAagactcatttcaaactcagatttcatttgttcaaCAAATTGTTCCACCATATGGTTCGACATGCCACCAAAcacgatgtcatcaacataaatttgagctACCATGAGTTCACTGCCATTTTTCTTAACAAACAAGGTTTTGTCAATGCCACCTTTGTCATAACCATTGTTGATCAGAAACTCTGTCAATCTTTCATACCAGGCTCTAGGTGCTTGTTTTAAGCCATACAGAGCCTTTTTCAatctgtacacatgatctggaaaaCTTGGATCTACaaaccctttaggttgttccacatagacttcttcatccAGGTAACCATTCAAGAATGCACTCTTGACGTCCATTTGATATAGTCTGAATTTTAGCAAACATGCTACTCCTAACAACAATCTGATAGATTCAAGACGAGCAacaggagcaaatgtttcatcaaagtctaccCCTTCTATTTGAGAGTATCCCTGAGCAACTAGACgagatttgttccttgtcacatTACCACTCTCATCAGACTTGTTCCTGAATATCCACTTAGTTCCCACAACATTTGCATCATCAGGTCTTGGAACcaattcccacacttcatttctcttgAA
This is a stretch of genomic DNA from Lotus japonicus ecotype B-129 chromosome 1, LjGifu_v1.2. It encodes these proteins:
- the LOC130710807 gene encoding uncharacterized protein LOC130710807 yields the protein MSQDSSKKLTPEMNAYGVKVMGLKSKTPKSSRVSKSSPHTSEIAIAQGISQPSSDPHKKKGKKARSKSDASKAKRKMVTRGSEATQRVNSEAEINPSTGDDVDDSRITEVLETPLKEVLHANVDPIVPSPSNNQSSHGVDTDCNKDSDHLEEEVMVPISTPSVDKTMHVEDVQDVIENSESDEVLINTRGASASVASKRQKMTVVRKYSTRSSGNKLGLGLSENKKSKKVIILDDDTPVVQNVKRKVHKDNAAPVIDETPTEELDKSDTGSAARKRKIGKRIPENVPAAPLDNIYFHSEESVGKWKYVYQRRIAQERELTGEILHCQEIMKLLEAAGLLKTVTEIGGCYDKLVREFIVNVTTNCTVSGHPDFRKVFVRGKCVHFSPEIINQYLGRSTVATGNEELSLSAITKELTAGQTMVWPAKGLLSSTHLSVKYAILNRIGAANWAPTTHSSDVSSGLAKLIYLVGTQTQFDFGEYVFAQTMKHAETFAVRLPIGFPCLICGIILSQHPQILRDDEVPSQKASLLTIDSSFCCG